From Pseudomonas sp. stari2, a single genomic window includes:
- the relA gene encoding GTP diphosphokinase: MVQVRAHQPINTDGSINLEAWLDHAVSVDLALDREALKEACEYARQAEQQSNAAKNLWSEGSGSFSTGLEIAEILADLKLDQDSLVAAVLYRGVREGQIELSAVSQRFGPVVAKLIDGVQRMAAISASLSPRQSMVMGTQGQVENLRKMLVAMVDDVRVALIKLAERTCAIRAVKTADDEKRNRVAREVFDIYAPLAHRLGIGHIKWELEDLSFRYLEPDQYKQIAKLLHERRLDRERFIADVMTQLKDELQATGVDADISGRAKHIYSIWRKMQRKGLEFSQIYDVRAVRVLVPEMRDCYTALGIVHTLWRHIPKEFDDYIANPKENGYRSLHTAVIGPEGKVLEVQIRTHSMHEEAELGVCAHWRYKGTDVKSGSNHYEEKISWLRQVLEWHEELGDIGGLAEQLRVDIEPDRVYIFTPDGHAIDLPKGATPLDFAYRVHTEIGHNCRGAKINGRIVPLNYSLQTGEQVEIITSKHGTPSRDWLNSNLGYVTTSRARAKIVHWFKLQARDQNVAAGKTLIERELTRLGLPAVDFDKLADKANMKTAEDMFAALGAGDLRLAQLVNLAQQLVEPERGNEQLELIPRKATGYKPGKRGDIQIQGVGNLMTQMAGCCQPLPGDAIVGYITQGRGVSIHRQDCASVLQLAGREPERIIQVSWGPVPVLTYPVDIVIRAYDRSGLLRDVSQVLLNERINVLAVNTRSNKEDNTALMSLTIEIPGLDALGRLLGRISQLPNIIETRRNRTP, translated from the coding sequence ATGGTACAGGTGAGAGCACACCAGCCGATCAACACCGACGGCAGTATCAATCTCGAGGCTTGGCTCGATCATGCGGTCAGTGTCGATCTGGCACTGGATCGCGAAGCCTTGAAGGAGGCCTGTGAGTACGCTCGACAGGCCGAGCAACAGTCCAACGCGGCGAAGAATCTCTGGTCCGAAGGCAGCGGCAGCTTCAGCACCGGCCTCGAGATCGCGGAGATTCTCGCCGACCTCAAGCTCGATCAGGATTCGCTGGTCGCGGCGGTGCTTTACCGTGGCGTGCGCGAAGGCCAGATCGAACTGTCAGCGGTCAGCCAGCGCTTCGGCCCGGTGGTCGCCAAACTGATTGATGGCGTGCAGCGCATGGCCGCGATCAGCGCCAGCCTCAGCCCGCGCCAGTCGATGGTGATGGGTACCCAGGGCCAGGTGGAAAACCTGCGCAAGATGCTGGTGGCGATGGTCGACGACGTACGCGTCGCGCTGATCAAACTCGCCGAACGTACCTGTGCGATCCGCGCGGTGAAAACCGCCGACGACGAAAAGCGCAACCGGGTTGCGCGGGAAGTCTTCGACATCTATGCACCGCTCGCCCACCGACTCGGCATTGGCCATATCAAGTGGGAATTGGAGGACTTGTCCTTCCGTTACCTGGAACCCGACCAATACAAACAGATTGCCAAGTTGCTGCACGAGCGGCGGCTCGACCGTGAGCGTTTCATCGCTGACGTGATGACCCAGCTCAAGGACGAATTGCAGGCCACCGGCGTCGACGCCGACATCAGCGGCCGGGCCAAACATATCTATTCGATCTGGCGCAAAATGCAGCGCAAGGGTCTGGAGTTCAGCCAGATCTACGACGTTCGTGCGGTGCGGGTGCTGGTGCCGGAAATGCGCGACTGCTACACCGCGCTCGGCATTGTCCACACCCTGTGGCGGCACATCCCGAAAGAGTTCGACGACTACATCGCCAACCCGAAAGAGAACGGCTACCGCTCGCTGCACACGGCGGTGATCGGGCCGGAAGGCAAGGTGCTGGAAGTCCAGATTCGTACGCATTCGATGCACGAAGAAGCCGAGCTCGGCGTCTGCGCGCACTGGCGCTACAAGGGCACCGACGTCAAATCCGGCTCCAATCACTACGAAGAGAAAATCTCCTGGCTGCGTCAGGTGCTCGAGTGGCACGAAGAGCTGGGCGACATCGGTGGCCTCGCTGAACAGCTGCGGGTCGATATCGAACCGGACCGGGTCTACATCTTCACCCCGGACGGTCACGCCATCGACTTGCCGAAGGGCGCGACGCCGCTGGACTTCGCCTACCGGGTGCACACCGAAATCGGTCACAACTGCCGTGGTGCGAAGATCAACGGGCGTATCGTACCGCTCAACTACAGCCTGCAGACCGGCGAGCAGGTCGAGATCATCACCAGCAAGCACGGCACGCCGAGCCGTGACTGGCTGAACTCGAACCTCGGTTACGTCACCACATCGCGGGCGCGGGCGAAGATCGTTCACTGGTTCAAGCTGCAGGCTCGCGACCAGAACGTCGCGGCGGGCAAGACCCTGATCGAGCGTGAACTCACTCGCCTCGGTCTGCCGGCGGTGGATTTCGACAAGCTGGCCGACAAGGCCAACATGAAAACCGCCGAAGACATGTTCGCCGCCCTCGGGGCCGGCGACCTGCGTCTGGCGCAACTGGTCAACCTGGCGCAGCAACTGGTCGAGCCGGAGCGCGGCAACGAACAGCTGGAGCTGATTCCACGCAAGGCCACTGGCTACAAGCCGGGCAAGCGCGGCGACATCCAGATCCAGGGCGTCGGCAACCTGATGACCCAGATGGCCGGCTGCTGCCAACCGTTGCCGGGCGATGCGATCGTCGGTTACATCACCCAGGGCCGTGGCGTGAGCATTCACCGTCAGGACTGTGCCTCGGTACTGCAACTGGCCGGGCGCGAGCCGGAGCGGATCATCCAGGTCAGCTGGGGCCCGGTGCCGGTGCTCACCTACCCGGTGGACATCGTCATCCGCGCCTACGACCGTTCCGGTCTGCTGCGTGACGTCTCGCAGGTGCTGCTCAACGAGCGGATCAACGTGCTGGCGGTCAACACCCGCTCGAACAAGGAGGACAACACCGCACTGATGTCCCTGACCATCGAGATCCCGGGACTGGACGCACTGGGCCGGTTGCTGGGGCGGATTTCCCAATTGCCGAACATCATCGAGACGCGGCGTAACCGGACTCCATGA
- the rlmD gene encoding 23S rRNA (uracil(1939)-C(5))-methyltransferase RlmD: protein MAKHERGLRFQPTGGSKAPQLPTGKKQRLKIERLANDGRGIAFFEGKTWFVLGALAGEEVEARVLGAHGKVVEARTERVFTASELRRPAACQHAGRCGGCSVQHLPHDEQLALKQRMLAEQLSRVAGVEPEEWAAPLTGPEFGYRRRARIAVRWDSKAKTLEVGFRAAGSQDIVAISECPVLVQPLQPIMTRLPEMLRRLSKPQALGHVELFSGSSLAVLLRHMAPLSEADLMILTDFCAFHQAQLWLHGEDGPQPVDTTQSLGYRLEQWGLELAWRPGDFIQVNARVNEAMVAQALDWLKPTADERVLDLFCGLGNFALPLAKTVREVVAVEGVQTMVDRAAANAASNNLHNTKFFQADLSQPLTDAEWIGNGFSAVLLDPPRDGAFEVVRKLATLGAERLVYVSCNPATLARDTVELIKQGYRLKRAGILDMFPQTAHVEAMALFEAS from the coding sequence ATGGCCAAGCACGAGAGAGGCCTGCGCTTCCAGCCCACCGGCGGCAGCAAGGCCCCGCAACTCCCGACCGGCAAAAAGCAGCGCTTGAAGATCGAGCGCCTGGCCAATGACGGTCGCGGTATCGCGTTTTTTGAAGGCAAGACCTGGTTCGTCCTCGGCGCCCTTGCCGGTGAAGAGGTCGAGGCGCGGGTGCTTGGCGCCCACGGCAAAGTGGTCGAGGCGCGCACCGAGCGTGTGTTCACCGCCAGCGAATTACGCCGCCCCGCAGCTTGTCAGCACGCCGGTCGCTGCGGCGGTTGCAGCGTCCAGCATTTGCCCCACGACGAACAGCTTGCCCTGAAACAGCGCATGCTTGCCGAGCAGCTGTCACGAGTTGCCGGTGTCGAGCCTGAAGAGTGGGCTGCACCGTTGACCGGCCCGGAGTTCGGCTACCGTCGCCGTGCCCGGATTGCCGTGCGCTGGGACAGCAAGGCCAAAACGCTCGAAGTCGGTTTCCGCGCTGCTGGCAGCCAGGACATTGTGGCAATCAGCGAATGCCCGGTGCTGGTACAGCCCTTGCAACCGATCATGACCCGTTTGCCGGAGATGCTCCGTCGCCTGAGCAAACCTCAGGCGCTGGGTCATGTGGAATTATTCAGTGGCTCGTCCCTGGCCGTTCTGCTGCGTCACATGGCGCCGCTGTCCGAGGCCGACCTGATGATCCTCACGGATTTTTGCGCATTCCATCAGGCGCAGTTGTGGCTGCACGGCGAAGACGGGCCGCAACCGGTCGATACTACGCAGTCGCTGGGCTATCGCCTGGAACAGTGGGGTCTGGAGCTGGCCTGGCGGCCGGGGGATTTCATTCAGGTCAATGCCAGGGTCAACGAGGCCATGGTCGCCCAGGCGCTGGACTGGTTGAAACCGACCGCCGATGAGCGCGTGCTCGACCTGTTCTGTGGTCTCGGCAACTTTGCCTTGCCGCTGGCCAAAACCGTGCGCGAAGTGGTGGCGGTCGAAGGCGTGCAGACCATGGTCGATCGCGCCGCCGCCAACGCTGCCAGTAACAATTTGCATAACACAAAGTTTTTTCAGGCCGATTTATCCCAGCCTTTGACCGATGCCGAATGGATCGGAAACGGCTTTTCTGCGGTACTCTTGGACCCACCGCGTGACGGTGCTTTCGAGGTAGTGCGCAAGCTCGCGACCCTGGGTGCCGAGCGGTTGGTGTATGTGTCGTGCAACCCTGCAACTCTGGCGCGCGATACGGTCGAATTGATCAAGCAGGGCTACCGGTTAAAACGTGCCGGGATTCTCGATATGTTTCCTCAGACGGCACATGTCGAGGCCATGGCGTTATTTGAAGCGAGCTAG
- the cysM gene encoding cysteine synthase CysM: MTLQYPTIADCVGNTPLVRLQRLPGVTSNTLLLKLEGNNPAGSVKDRPALSMITRAELRGQIHAGDTLIEATSGNTGIALAMAAAIKGYKMILIMPDNSSAERKAAMTAYGAELILVSQEEGMEGARDLAQRMEAEGRGKVLDQFANGDNPEAHYTTTGPEIWRQTQGSITHFVSSMGTTGTIMGVSRYLKEQNDNVQIIGLQPMEGSAIPGIRRWPQEYLPKIYQADRVDRIVDMAQSEAEDVTRRLAREEGIFCGVSSGGAVAAMLRLSKEVENAVIVAIICDRGDRYLSTGIFDAPN; encoded by the coding sequence ATGACCTTGCAGTACCCAACCATCGCCGATTGCGTCGGCAACACGCCGCTGGTGCGTTTGCAGCGCCTGCCCGGTGTCACCAGCAACACCCTATTGCTCAAGCTCGAAGGGAACAACCCTGCGGGTTCGGTGAAGGATCGTCCGGCGCTGTCGATGATCACCCGTGCCGAGTTGCGCGGGCAGATCCACGCCGGCGATACGCTGATCGAAGCGACCTCGGGCAACACCGGGATCGCCCTGGCGATGGCTGCCGCGATCAAGGGTTACAAGATGATCCTGATCATGCCGGACAACTCCAGCGCCGAGCGTAAAGCGGCGATGACTGCCTATGGCGCGGAGCTGATTCTGGTCAGCCAGGAAGAGGGCATGGAAGGCGCTCGCGATCTCGCCCAGAGGATGGAAGCCGAAGGCCGTGGCAAGGTGCTGGATCAGTTCGCCAACGGCGACAACCCTGAAGCGCACTACACCACCACCGGTCCGGAAATCTGGCGTCAGACCCAGGGCTCCATCACCCATTTCGTCAGCTCCATGGGCACCACCGGCACCATCATGGGTGTGTCGCGTTACCTCAAGGAGCAGAACGACAACGTGCAGATCATCGGCCTGCAACCGATGGAAGGCTCGGCTATTCCTGGCATCCGCCGCTGGCCGCAGGAATACCTGCCAAAGATTTATCAGGCCGACCGCGTCGACCGCATCGTCGACATGGCACAAAGCGAAGCCGAAGACGTCACCCGCCGTCTGGCCCGCGAAGAAGGCATATTCTGCGGCGTGTCCTCGGGCGGTGCGGTGGCAGCGATGCTGCGCCTGTCCAAAGAAGTTGAAAACGCGGTGATCGTTGCGATCATCTGTGACCGTGGCGACCGATACCTGTCGACCGGCATTTTCGACGCGCCCAACTGA
- a CDS encoding histidine kinase sensor domain-containing protein, with protein sequence MKVSDLPGRHSLFWKLACLLVAFCLLMIWLSWSWGRYMEERNQFLSDEARGTLTRYATEAEEAWRRDRRDGVDRWLQSMELREAGWVGVIDGNLQSLSSDSLNEKEIQHLTFLRGLDWPIHKKGRPWLRVPFPTEPAAGSLVIELPERFLPGKYRVFWRVITNGVIPGLFTLLLCVGLYRLLVVPLNNLREQANAWRADQLNVRLSSGITQRPDELGELARAFDSMSERLQSTIALQQQLLRDLSHELRTPLSRLRVASESEQGLLPLRERIGREVDGMQRLVEDTLQLAWLETERAPLPDEAIQIQALWEMLTENACYESCCPEGKLQCAVDASCWVRGNLNTLAQALENILRNAIRHSPPGGIVRLDGRRDGDYWHLWLEDEGGGVAEANLERIFSPFTRLDGSRPGDGGFGLGLSIARNAVQRQGGTLWAENGQSGLRLNLRLVADDSAVTPDAFAGKPVTAGDMCRPQVV encoded by the coding sequence ATGAAGGTGTCTGACCTGCCGGGCCGGCATTCACTGTTCTGGAAGCTGGCCTGCCTGCTGGTGGCCTTCTGTCTGCTGATGATCTGGCTGAGTTGGTCCTGGGGCCGTTATATGGAGGAACGCAATCAGTTCCTCTCCGACGAGGCTCGCGGCACGCTCACCCGTTATGCCACCGAAGCCGAAGAAGCATGGCGGCGCGATCGACGTGATGGCGTGGACCGTTGGTTGCAGAGCATGGAATTGCGCGAAGCCGGTTGGGTCGGTGTGATCGACGGCAACTTGCAGTCGCTGAGCAGCGATTCGCTGAACGAAAAGGAAATCCAGCACCTGACTTTTTTGCGTGGACTTGATTGGCCGATTCATAAAAAGGGCCGGCCATGGCTGCGTGTTCCGTTCCCGACAGAGCCGGCCGCTGGCAGCCTGGTCATCGAGTTGCCCGAGAGGTTTCTGCCGGGCAAATATCGAGTGTTCTGGCGGGTGATCACCAACGGGGTGATTCCCGGCCTGTTCACCCTGTTGCTGTGTGTTGGCCTGTATCGCTTGCTGGTGGTGCCGCTCAACAACCTGCGCGAGCAGGCCAATGCGTGGCGTGCCGATCAATTGAATGTGCGCCTGTCGAGTGGCATTACCCAGCGCCCGGACGAACTCGGCGAACTGGCCCGTGCCTTTGACTCGATGTCCGAACGCCTGCAATCGACCATCGCCCTGCAACAGCAATTGTTGCGCGACCTGTCCCACGAACTGCGCACCCCCTTGAGTCGCCTGCGGGTGGCCAGCGAAAGCGAACAGGGTCTGTTGCCATTGCGCGAACGCATTGGCCGCGAAGTCGATGGCATGCAGCGGCTGGTCGAAGACACCCTGCAACTGGCCTGGCTCGAAACTGAACGTGCACCATTGCCGGACGAGGCGATCCAGATCCAGGCCTTGTGGGAGATGCTCACGGAAAACGCCTGTTACGAAAGTTGCTGTCCGGAAGGGAAATTGCAATGTGCGGTGGACGCATCGTGCTGGGTGCGCGGCAATCTCAACACCTTGGCCCAGGCGCTGGAAAACATCCTGCGCAACGCAATCCGTCATTCGCCACCGGGCGGCATCGTGCGACTGGATGGCCGACGTGACGGGGACTACTGGCATCTATGGCTGGAAGACGAGGGCGGTGGCGTGGCCGAGGCGAATCTGGAGCGAATCTTCTCGCCGTTCACCCGACTCGACGGTTCGCGTCCGGGGGATGGTGGATTCGGTCTGGGGCTGAGCATTGCGAGGAATGCGGTGCAGCGGCAGGGCGGGACCCTGTGGGCCGAGAACGGCCAGTCGGGATTGCGATTGAATTTGCGGTTAGTGGCGGATGACAGTGCCGTCACTCCCGACGCCTTCGCTGGCAAGCCAGTTACTGCCGGGGATATGTGTCGCCCGCAGGTTGTGTGA
- a CDS encoding response regulator transcription factor, with product MNPVSVGQPRILSIEDDPVLGAYVHEQLGRSGFQVTWCQSGSEGLSIARHQPFDVVLMDILLPGLDGLNVLTQLRQSHSTPVLLMSALGAEADRISGFRLGADDYLPKPFSMAELHVRIEAILRRVALDRRPAVSVEPVAAGGLHFDDEQCEVSYRNQPAGLTRSEYRLLETLNRNDEEVLSKAFLYQHVLQRGYAAHDRSLDMHISQIRRKLKSIGYTEREVRTVWGKGYVLSAVDEGV from the coding sequence ATGAATCCTGTCTCTGTTGGTCAGCCACGCATTCTTTCCATCGAGGACGATCCCGTTCTCGGCGCCTATGTTCACGAACAGTTGGGGCGCAGCGGCTTCCAGGTCACCTGGTGCCAGAGCGGCAGCGAAGGCCTGAGCATCGCCCGGCACCAGCCATTCGATGTGGTGCTGATGGACATTCTGTTGCCGGGCCTTGATGGTCTGAATGTGCTGACGCAACTGCGTCAGAGTCATTCCACGCCGGTGCTGTTGATGTCGGCGCTGGGGGCCGAGGCTGATCGCATCAGCGGTTTTCGTTTGGGGGCCGACGACTATCTGCCCAAGCCGTTCAGCATGGCCGAGTTGCATGTGCGGATCGAAGCGATCCTGCGTCGGGTCGCCCTCGACCGGCGCCCGGCCGTCAGCGTTGAGCCGGTGGCCGCGGGCGGTCTGCATTTCGACGATGAGCAGTGCGAAGTGTCCTACCGCAATCAACCCGCCGGCCTGACCCGCAGCGAATACCGCTTGCTCGAAACCCTCAATCGCAATGATGAAGAGGTGCTGAGCAAGGCCTTCCTTTATCAGCACGTGCTTCAGCGCGGCTACGCGGCCCACGACCGCAGCCTCGACATGCACATCAGCCAGATCCGCCGCAAACTCAAATCGATCGGCTACACCGAGCGGGAAGTGCGCACGGTGTGGGGAAAGGGTTACGTACTGAGCGCCGTCGATGAAGGTGTCTGA
- a CDS encoding response regulator translates to MLKKLGIKGRVLLLTLLPTSLMALVLGGYFTWTQQSDLQAQLMQRGEMIAEQLAPLVAPAMGHGDSDLLERIATQSLEQPDVRAVTFLAPDRSPLAHAGPTMLNQAPSGDSTQLLRRSGNDATRYLLPVFGKHRNLAGELIPQESDRLLGWVELELSHNGMLLRGYRSLFASLLLIAAGLAGAALLALRMGRTINRPISQIKQAVAQLKDGHLETRLPPLGSQELDELASGINRMAGTLQNAREELQHSVDQATEDVRQNLETIEIQNIELDLARKEALEASRIKSEFLANMSHEIRTPLNGILGFTHLLQKSELTPRQLDYLGTIEKSADSLLGIINEILDFSKIEAGKLVLDHIPFNLRDLLQDTLTILAPAAHAKQLELVSLVYRDTPLSLVGDPLRLKQILTNLVSNAIKFTREGTIVARAMLEEEHEDSVQLRISIQDTGIGLSNQDVRALFQAFSQADNSLSRQPGGTGLGLVISKRLIEQMGGEIGVDSTPGEGSEFWISLSLPKTRDDAEDLPAAPLLGRRVAVLENHELARQALQHQLEDCGLDVTPFNTLESLTNGVTGAHQTDQAIDLAVLGITSNDMPPERLNQHIWDLEHLGCRVLVLCPTTELTLFHLSVPNPHSQLQSKPACTRKLRRALSDMVNPRQTRSEPGEPLSSRAPKVLCVDDNPANLLLVQTLLEDMGAKVLAVESGYAAVKAVQSETFDLVLMDVQMPGMDGRQSTETIRQWESERHCTPLPIVALTAHAMANEKRALLQSGMDDYLTKPISERQLAQVVLKWTGLALRNQAPDRGGESLVGHQDLPVLDHEEGLRLAAGKADLAADMLAMLLASLEADREAIRTARDNQDQNGLLERVHRLHGATRYCGVPQLRAACQRSETLLKQEDPKASTALDELERAINRLAAQAKISA, encoded by the coding sequence GTGCTCAAGAAACTGGGAATCAAAGGTCGCGTGTTGTTGCTGACCCTGTTGCCGACCAGCCTGATGGCGCTGGTGCTGGGCGGCTATTTCACCTGGACGCAGCAGTCCGACCTGCAGGCCCAATTGATGCAGCGCGGCGAAATGATCGCCGAGCAACTCGCTCCGCTGGTGGCGCCGGCCATGGGTCACGGCGATTCCGATCTGCTCGAGCGCATCGCCACCCAATCCCTTGAACAACCGGACGTGCGCGCGGTGACGTTCCTCGCCCCCGACCGTTCGCCACTGGCCCACGCCGGCCCGACCATGCTCAACCAGGCCCCCAGCGGCGACAGCACGCAACTGCTGCGGCGCAGCGGCAACGACGCCACCCGCTATCTGCTGCCAGTGTTCGGCAAACACCGCAATCTCGCTGGCGAACTGATCCCTCAAGAGTCCGATCGCCTGCTCGGCTGGGTCGAACTGGAGCTGTCGCACAACGGCATGTTGCTGCGTGGTTATCGAAGCCTGTTCGCCAGCCTGTTGCTAATTGCTGCAGGACTCGCCGGCGCCGCACTGCTGGCCCTGCGCATGGGCCGCACGATCAATCGCCCGATCAGCCAGATCAAACAGGCAGTCGCGCAACTCAAGGACGGTCATCTGGAAACCCGCCTGCCGCCCCTCGGCAGTCAGGAACTGGATGAACTGGCGTCCGGCATCAACCGCATGGCCGGCACCCTGCAAAATGCCCGGGAAGAATTGCAGCACAGTGTCGATCAGGCCACCGAAGACGTGCGTCAAAACCTGGAAACTATCGAGATCCAGAACATCGAGCTGGACCTGGCCCGCAAGGAGGCCCTGGAAGCGAGCCGGATCAAGTCCGAGTTCCTCGCCAACATGAGTCACGAAATCCGTACGCCGCTCAACGGCATTCTCGGTTTCACCCACCTGCTGCAGAAAAGCGAGCTGACCCCGCGCCAGCTCGACTACCTGGGCACCATCGAAAAGTCCGCCGACAGTCTGCTGGGGATCATCAACGAAATCCTCGACTTCTCGAAGATCGAGGCCGGCAAACTGGTGCTCGACCACATCCCGTTCAACTTGCGCGACCTGTTGCAGGACACCCTGACCATCCTCGCCCCTGCTGCCCATGCCAAGCAGCTGGAACTGGTGAGCCTGGTCTATCGCGACACGCCGCTGTCGCTGGTTGGTGATCCGCTGCGGCTCAAGCAGATCCTCACCAACCTTGTGAGCAACGCGATCAAGTTCACCCGCGAGGGCACCATCGTCGCCCGCGCCATGCTCGAAGAAGAACACGAAGACAGCGTGCAACTGCGCATCAGCATTCAGGACACCGGCATCGGCCTGTCGAACCAGGACGTGCGCGCCTTGTTCCAGGCCTTCAGCCAGGCTGACAACTCGCTGTCGCGTCAGCCCGGCGGCACCGGTCTGGGGCTGGTGATTTCCAAGCGTCTGATCGAACAGATGGGCGGCGAGATCGGCGTCGACAGCACCCCGGGCGAAGGCTCGGAGTTCTGGATCAGCCTGAGCCTGCCCAAGACTCGCGACGACGCCGAAGACCTGCCCGCCGCGCCATTGCTCGGCCGTCGGGTGGCGGTGCTGGAAAACCACGAACTGGCGCGTCAGGCGTTGCAGCATCAACTGGAAGATTGCGGGCTCGACGTCACACCGTTCAATACCCTCGAAAGTCTGACCAATGGTGTCACTGGTGCCCATCAGACCGATCAGGCCATCGATCTGGCGGTGCTCGGCATCACCAGCAACGACATGCCGCCGGAACGCCTCAACCAGCACATCTGGGATCTCGAACACCTCGGCTGTCGGGTACTGGTGTTGTGCCCGACCACCGAACTGACGCTGTTCCATCTCTCGGTGCCCAACCCGCACAGCCAGCTCCAGTCCAAACCGGCCTGCACCCGCAAGCTGCGCCGGGCGTTGTCGGACATGGTCAACCCGCGCCAGACACGCAGCGAACCCGGCGAACCGCTGTCGAGCCGTGCGCCGAAAGTGCTGTGTGTCGACGACAACCCTGCCAACCTGTTGCTGGTGCAGACATTGCTCGAAGACATGGGCGCCAAGGTGCTCGCCGTCGAAAGCGGCTATGCGGCGGTCAAGGCTGTGCAGAGCGAAACCTTCGACCTGGTGCTGATGGACGTGCAGATGCCGGGCATGGACGGACGCCAGAGCACCGAGACCATCCGTCAGTGGGAAAGCGAACGCCATTGCACGCCGCTGCCGATCGTCGCCCTCACCGCCCACGCCATGGCCAACGAAAAACGCGCACTGTTGCAAAGCGGCATGGACGACTACCTGACCAAACCGATCAGCGAACGGCAACTGGCCCAAGTGGTTCTGAAGTGGACAGGACTGGCGCTGCGCAATCAGGCACCGGACCGTGGCGGTGAAAGCCTCGTGGGGCATCAGGACCTGCCGGTACTGGATCACGAAGAAGGCTTGCGCCTGGCCGCCGGCAAGGCGGATCTGGCGGCGGACATGCTGGCCATGTTGCTGGCTTCGCTCGAGGCTGATCGCGAAGCCATTCGCACGGCCCGCGACAATCAGGATCAGAACGGTCTGCTCGAACGGGTGCATCGCCTGCACGGTGCCACCCGCTACTGCGGCGTTCCACAATTGCGCGCGGCCTGCCAGCGCAGCGAAACCCTGCTCAAACAGGAAGACCCCAAGGCCTCAACCGCACTGGATGAACTGGAGCGGGCGATCAATCGTCTGGCGGCGCAGGCGAAGATCAGCGCCTGA
- a CDS encoding 2-hydroxyacid dehydrogenase — protein sequence MRTIVFSSQTYDRDSFLAADCPADIELHFQPARLSLDTAPLADRYEVVCAFINDDLSAPVLERLAAGGTRLIALRSAGYNHVDLSAAKRLGLVVTRVPAYSPHAVAEHAVALILALNRRLHRAYNRTREGDFSLHGLTGFDLVGKTVGIVGTGQIGATFAKIMHGFGCELLAFDPYPNPAVEALGARYLSLPQLLEQSQIISLHCPLNEQSKHLINRDSLAHMQPGAMLINTGRGGLVDTPALIDALKDGQLGYLGLDVYEEEAQLFFEDRSDLPLQDDVLARLLTFPNVIITAHQAFLTHEALGAIAATTLHNIATWAAGTPQNQVEG from the coding sequence ATGCGCACGATCGTTTTCAGCAGCCAGACCTACGACCGCGACAGTTTCCTCGCCGCCGACTGCCCGGCCGACATCGAGCTGCACTTTCAACCGGCCCGACTGAGTCTCGACACGGCGCCCCTGGCCGACCGGTACGAAGTGGTCTGTGCCTTCATCAACGATGACCTCAGCGCTCCCGTGCTGGAGCGCCTGGCGGCCGGCGGAACCCGACTGATCGCCCTGCGTTCGGCGGGTTACAACCATGTCGACCTGAGCGCCGCCAAACGCCTGGGACTGGTCGTCACGCGCGTACCGGCCTACTCGCCCCACGCGGTGGCCGAGCATGCGGTGGCGCTGATTCTTGCACTCAATCGCCGACTGCACCGGGCCTATAACCGCACCCGCGAAGGCGACTTCAGCCTGCACGGGCTGACCGGTTTCGATCTGGTCGGCAAGACCGTCGGCATTGTCGGCACCGGTCAGATCGGCGCAACGTTTGCGAAAATCATGCACGGTTTCGGCTGTGAGCTGCTGGCCTTCGACCCGTATCCGAACCCGGCCGTCGAAGCCTTGGGGGCGCGCTATCTCAGTCTGCCGCAACTGCTGGAGCAATCGCAGATCATCAGCCTGCATTGCCCGCTCAACGAGCAGAGCAAGCACCTGATCAACCGTGATTCGCTGGCGCACATGCAACCCGGTGCGATGCTGATCAATACCGGGCGCGGTGGCCTTGTAGACACACCGGCGCTGATCGACGCTCTGAAGGACGGCCAACTGGGGTATCTGGGGCTGGATGTTTACGAAGAAGAGGCGCAACTGTTTTTCGAAGACCGCTCCGACCTGCCTTTACAGGACGACGTGCTCGCGCGGTTGCTGACATTCCCCAACGTGATCATTACTGCGCATCAGGCGTTTCTGACCCACGAGGCGCTGGGTGCGATTGCCGCCACCACCCTGCACAACATCGCGACCTGGGCGGCAGGAACGCCGCAGAACCAGGTCGAAGGCTGA
- a CDS encoding META domain-containing protein translates to MKHLALTAAFGAGLMGCAAEPVQLQQNRSYILEWIGERPLMDYSHLTVTLGDDGRAYGNGGCNHWFAPYTLEGDKLSFGKVGKTRKLCAPALMEQEQRFLQALEKVERWDVSPIEQMRFWPAEGKPLRWWLEEG, encoded by the coding sequence ATGAAACACCTGGCCCTGACCGCCGCTTTCGGCGCCGGCCTGATGGGTTGCGCCGCGGAGCCTGTGCAACTGCAACAGAACCGCAGCTACATTCTGGAGTGGATCGGCGAGCGGCCACTGATGGACTACAGCCACCTGACTGTGACCCTCGGCGATGATGGCCGGGCGTATGGCAACGGCGGCTGCAACCATTGGTTCGCGCCCTACACTCTGGAAGGCGACAAACTCAGCTTCGGCAAGGTCGGCAAGACCCGCAAACTGTGTGCTCCGGCGTTGATGGAGCAGGAACAGCGTTTCCTCCAGGCCCTGGAGAAAGTCGAGCGCTGGGACGTTTCGCCCATCGAGCAGATGCGTTTCTGGCCTGCCGAGGGCAAGCCATTGCGCTGGTGGCTGGAAGAGGGCTGA